From the genome of Capsicum annuum cultivar UCD-10X-F1 unplaced genomic scaffold, UCD10Xv1.1 ctg56375, whole genome shotgun sequence:
GTCGATTTGACGAGGGTGATATGAAGAATAACAAGACAAAAGAGTTTGAGGTGTTGAGCAGTCCACTGGACCATGAGGAAGCAGATATAGCAAAATATATCTCCGCAAAATCTATCAGAATGACATTGTCTGATGGAAGATTCAACGATAAAACATGATCCTTTGATGAAGAAAGCACTTCATCTAATTCACAGTCGGCAAAACCAGATCCAGAGGCAGCACCAAGATGCTGTGTTGCTGAAACTGAAAATGGTAGCGAGTGTAGAGAAGTTGCTATTGACTGCTTGTCAACTGAATGCGATGGTTCACTTCTACACAAAGACAAGCTAGAAAAGAAAGAAACCGCGGTTGATGACACCAAACAGGCTAAGAAAGACGCTCTTCGAGCACTGGATGATAAGGTTTCGCAGCTCAAGTCACTAGCCGTATTAGCTAGTAAGGAGGGCAAAGACGACTGGGGTAATCCCACTGAACAAAGAACTGAAGCTTTAGAGTCTCTTTTGGAGGTTTGTGCGCAACTACTTAAGCAGGAAAAAATCGATGAACTTGCTGGTGTGCTGAAACCATTCAGGGATGATGGAATGTCGTCTAGAGAAACAGCAATCTGGTTGACAAAAAGTCTCATGACTGCACAAAAGTTGTCCAAGGGGTCGTGATGTTGCACAAAACCTGTATTTTGACCTATAGAACGAGCCTCTGTCTTACGTAAATCATCAAGTATTGTTGGACTAAACTATTCCTCGAGGCTTAACGTGGTTGAGCATCCCTTTGTTTTGATTCTATAGTTGTAGGACAGTTGATGGAGCTGTGAAGATTATATATAATGtacttttaaagttgatttctaCTCTATGATGATACTTACCACATTTTCTACTGTTAGTTTTTTCTCCAAAACTAATTGCAGACAAAGATTATACATTTCTTCAGCTTCTTAGA
Proteins encoded in this window:
- the LOC124893247 gene encoding serine/threonine-protein kinase Nek6-like, translated to MSEAAVCNGYDQQETISQTEITITPSSSSSRAKTLSEEQEHVSPDHVSRFDEGDMKNNKTKEFESAKPDPEAAPRCCVAETENGSECREVAIDCLSTECDGSLLHKDKLEKKETAVDDTKQAKKDALRALDDKVSQLKSLAVLASKEGKDDWGNPTEQRTEALESLLEVCAQLLKQEKIDELAGVLKPFRDDGMSSRETAIWLTKSLMTAQKLSKGS